From a single Planctellipticum variicoloris genomic region:
- a CDS encoding ABC transporter permease encodes MSELRQYARVFGTFFSNALVREMTFRSNFVITLVTRGFWFAVQVLLFDLIYRRVEFINDWSREEYFTFMATGMLVNAIVEAFFMPNCAQFSELIRTGNLDFVLLKPIDTQFLVSFEKMDLAMVTQVLLSGSLLGYSLTQLGRPLGVLQIGMFLLLVAAAVTFFYSLMIALASSSIFLGRNQSLLDFWFYVTVFARYPGSIYSGSPSGELIRFAFSYVLPILLVVTVPARVIGGMVLDPSWLAGFTLLTAFGTLLASRLVFRWSLRYYRSASS; translated from the coding sequence ATGAGCGAACTCCGCCAGTATGCCCGGGTGTTCGGCACGTTTTTCAGCAACGCTCTCGTCCGCGAGATGACGTTCCGCAGCAACTTCGTGATTACGCTGGTAACCCGCGGCTTCTGGTTCGCCGTGCAGGTGCTGCTGTTCGATCTGATCTACCGCCGGGTCGAGTTCATCAACGACTGGAGCCGGGAGGAATACTTCACGTTCATGGCGACCGGGATGCTGGTCAACGCGATCGTGGAAGCCTTCTTCATGCCGAACTGCGCCCAGTTCAGCGAGCTGATCCGGACCGGCAATCTGGACTTCGTGCTGCTGAAACCGATCGACACCCAGTTCCTCGTATCGTTCGAAAAAATGGACCTGGCGATGGTGACGCAGGTCCTGCTGTCGGGTTCGCTGCTCGGATACTCCCTGACGCAGCTCGGCCGGCCGCTCGGTGTGCTGCAGATCGGAATGTTCCTGCTGCTGGTCGCGGCGGCCGTCACATTCTTCTATAGCCTGATGATTGCGCTGGCGAGTTCGAGCATTTTCCTCGGTCGCAACCAGAGTCTGCTCGACTTCTGGTTCTACGTGACGGTTTTCGCCAGATACCCGGGGAGCATCTACAGCGGCTCGCCGTCGGGCGAACTGATCCGGTTTGCGTTCTCGTACGTGCTGCCGATCCTGCTGGTCGTCACCGTCCCCGCGCGAGTCATCGGCGGCATGGTGCTCGATCCGTCCTGGCTGGCGGGATTCACGCTCCTGACGGCGTTCGGCACGCTCCTCGCCTCCCGGCTCGTCTTTCGCTGGTCCCTCCGGTACTACCGCAGCGCCAGCAGTTAG
- a CDS encoding PP2C family protein-serine/threonine phosphatase, translating into MLAAPIPAHETERLAELRALKILDSPREDRFDILVRLARHMFRVPIAYIALVDAERQWFKAQEGLDVDETPRSISFCGHAINQDGPLIVRDALLDSRFADNPLVTGGPRVRFYAGHPLSGPTGYKVGTLCLVDHEAREFDEHHQVGLTYLAGLVEQQLHMVDLIGTQRELLETKTALVAAQDRLNRELQEAREYICSQLPARTSDGPVRIDWTFASSSELGGDLFGDFWLDEDRLAIYLIDVCGHGVGAALHSSSVQSAIRRQTLPGCDFADPGCVLAALDRAFPMDEHHGKFFTIWYGVYEVSTRTLKYAAAGHPPAYLYSMTAGKPAELGTPDLMVGVIQDREAAHQTINVPAGARLYVFSDGVFEIFKSDGSMVKLEGLRDLLRSMQSLPAGRTAATCEELQRMQGQPTFVDDFSLVELEFV; encoded by the coding sequence ATGCTCGCGGCGCCCATTCCCGCTCACGAAACCGAACGCCTGGCCGAACTGCGGGCGCTGAAGATTCTCGATTCGCCGCGCGAAGACCGGTTCGACATCCTGGTGCGACTCGCACGTCACATGTTTCGCGTGCCGATCGCCTACATCGCGCTCGTCGACGCCGAGCGGCAGTGGTTCAAGGCCCAGGAAGGGCTGGATGTCGACGAGACGCCCCGATCGATCTCGTTTTGCGGACATGCGATCAATCAGGACGGCCCGTTGATTGTGCGGGATGCCCTGCTGGATTCCCGCTTTGCCGACAATCCGCTGGTGACCGGCGGACCCCGCGTCCGGTTCTACGCCGGGCACCCGCTCTCCGGACCGACCGGATATAAGGTCGGCACCCTCTGCCTGGTTGATCACGAGGCGCGCGAGTTCGACGAACATCATCAAGTGGGACTGACCTATCTGGCGGGGCTGGTCGAACAGCAACTTCACATGGTGGATCTGATCGGAACGCAACGGGAACTGCTGGAAACGAAAACGGCGCTCGTCGCCGCTCAGGACCGCCTGAACCGGGAGCTGCAGGAAGCCCGCGAGTACATCTGCTCCCAGCTTCCGGCGCGCACCAGCGACGGACCCGTGCGGATCGACTGGACGTTCGCCAGCTCATCGGAACTGGGGGGCGATCTGTTCGGCGACTTCTGGCTCGACGAGGACCGGCTGGCGATCTATCTGATCGATGTCTGCGGCCACGGCGTGGGAGCGGCGCTTCATTCGAGTTCCGTCCAGTCGGCGATCCGGCGGCAGACGCTCCCCGGTTGCGACTTCGCCGATCCGGGCTGCGTCCTGGCTGCGCTCGACCGGGCGTTCCCGATGGATGAACACCACGGCAAGTTCTTCACAATCTGGTACGGCGTCTACGAGGTTTCGACACGGACGCTCAAGTACGCCGCGGCGGGTCATCCGCCGGCGTATCTGTATTCCATGACCGCCGGCAAACCGGCCGAACTCGGGACCCCTGACCTGATGGTGGGAGTGATTCAGGACCGCGAGGCTGCGCACCAGACGATCAATGTTCCAGCAGGGGCCCGGCTCTACGTCTTCAGCGACGGCGTCTTCGAAATCTTCAAGTCGGACGGCTCGATGGTCAAACTGGAAGGCCTGCGGGATCTGCTGCGGTCGATGCAGTCGCTCCCGGCCGGTCGCACGGCGGCCACTTGCGAGGAGTTGCAGCGGATGCAGGGACAGCCGACATTCGTCGACGATTTTTCGCTCGTCGAACTGGAGTTCGTCTGA